One window of the Allosaccharopolyspora coralli genome contains the following:
- a CDS encoding TRAP transporter substrate-binding protein, with protein sequence MTSKPFALAAALSALALVLAGCGPAADTAGEERGGTLRLALNQSEDHPSYVALENFSDRVRERTQGRWNIDVYPNENLGNQQESLQLTSDGSVDLAIVSGTQLENLNRDFVVFNLPHVFESIEHQMRVITDPSIVGDLYSSLEDRNLTVLGGFTQGARNIYSSRGPVTSPADLAGQKIRVQESKVHADMLDSMGGAATPMAYGEVYTALQSGVLEGAENNEVSYETQKHYEVAPHFSRTEHLIGLDYLVANTDRLDRLPPTDRAVFDEEWAATMREFTDLWTTATDEAISELRSQGVQFHPVDDAAFREALAPLTEQALRTAGPTARTVYEKTRAEAP encoded by the coding sequence ATGACCAGCAAGCCGTTCGCGCTCGCGGCCGCACTCAGTGCCCTTGCGCTGGTGCTGGCCGGATGCGGTCCCGCTGCCGACACTGCCGGTGAGGAGCGCGGCGGGACACTGCGCCTGGCTCTCAACCAGTCCGAGGACCACCCGTCCTACGTCGCGCTCGAGAACTTCAGCGACCGCGTCCGCGAACGCACCCAGGGCCGATGGAACATCGACGTCTACCCCAACGAGAACCTGGGCAACCAGCAGGAGTCGCTCCAACTCACCAGCGACGGCAGCGTCGACCTCGCGATCGTCTCCGGTACCCAGCTGGAGAACCTCAACCGCGACTTCGTGGTGTTCAACCTGCCGCACGTCTTCGAGTCCATCGAGCACCAGATGCGGGTCATCACCGACCCGAGCATCGTCGGTGACCTCTACTCCTCGCTGGAGGACAGAAACCTCACCGTGCTCGGCGGGTTCACCCAGGGCGCGCGCAACATCTACAGCTCACGCGGCCCGGTGACCAGCCCCGCCGACCTGGCAGGCCAGAAGATCCGGGTGCAGGAGAGCAAGGTGCACGCCGACATGCTCGACAGCATGGGCGGCGCTGCCACACCCATGGCCTACGGCGAGGTCTACACCGCTCTGCAGTCCGGTGTGCTCGAAGGGGCCGAGAACAACGAGGTCTCCTACGAGACCCAGAAACACTACGAAGTGGCTCCGCACTTCTCCCGTACCGAACATCTCATCGGGCTCGACTACCTGGTCGCGAACACCGATCGGCTGGACCGGCTGCCTCCCACCGACCGCGCGGTCTTCGACGAGGAATGGGCCGCGACGATGCGGGAATTCACCGATCTCTGGACCACAGCGACCGACGAGGCCATCAGCGAGTTGCGCAGTCAGGGCGTCCAGTTCCACCCGGTGGACGATGCGGCCTTCCGCGAAGCCCTCGCGCCGCTGACCGAGCAGGCGCTGCGCACCGCAGGCCCCACCGCCCGCACGGTGTACGAGAAAACACGGGCGGAAGCGCCGTGA
- a CDS encoding TRAP transporter small permease → MKKASDRVLATACVALFAILIVTVTWQVFTRQVLNEPSSWSEELAKYVFVWLGMFGAALVFSERGHIAVDVVARKLPEPIQRVVAVGVQLIVLVFAGLTLVWGGLRLTAVGWGQSLTALPGHLGLVYLVMPITGVIIAYYALYHVASILRRDEVAVETDHTAEEV, encoded by the coding sequence TTGAAGAAGGCTTCCGACAGGGTCCTCGCCACCGCGTGCGTGGCCCTGTTCGCGATCCTGATCGTGACCGTGACCTGGCAGGTGTTCACCCGGCAGGTGCTCAACGAACCCAGCAGCTGGTCGGAAGAGCTGGCGAAGTACGTGTTCGTCTGGCTCGGGATGTTCGGCGCCGCACTCGTGTTCTCGGAACGCGGTCACATCGCCGTCGACGTCGTCGCCCGAAAACTCCCCGAACCGATCCAGCGTGTGGTCGCCGTCGGCGTCCAACTGATCGTTCTCGTCTTCGCCGGCCTCACGCTGGTGTGGGGTGGCCTGCGCCTCACTGCCGTCGGCTGGGGCCAGAGCCTGACGGCACTGCCCGGCCACCTCGGGCTCGTCTACCTGGTCATGCCGATCACCGGCGTGATCATCGCCTACTACGCCCTTTACCACGTCGCCTCGATCCTGCGCCGGGACGAAGTAGCGGTCGAAACCGACCACACGGCCGAGGAAGTCTAG
- a CDS encoding TRAP transporter large permease, with amino-acid sequence MDPALLAGLVLLVGISSLILLSVPIAVAIGLSCTVAAIAVLGADHAVLVASQQIVSGTSSFTLLAIPFFVLAGVLMNNGGIATRLIDAAKVLVGRMPASLAQTNVVANAMFGSVSGAAVASAAAVGSTMGPRQKEEGYDPAFSTAVNAASAPAGMLLPPSNTFIVYSLVSGSSVAALFVAGYGPGLLWALACMLVVFLYTRNRSEFAGSGGVTFRQALLVLFRAVPAMLMILIVIGGILAGFFTPTESAAIAVLYCLALGFLYRNLTISALPGILLQATRTTAIVMLLVGVSSAMSWVMSYTGIPDAISTGLLGITESPTAILILMMITLLVVGTFMDPTPAILIFTPIFLPIVEEFGIDPVHFGTMIVFNLCLGTITPPVGNVLFIAARVGEQRIEPVIRRLAPFFAALAAVLLVVVLVPELSLWLPTQLNLLTSD; translated from the coding sequence ATGGATCCAGCACTCCTCGCAGGGCTCGTCCTGCTCGTCGGCATCAGCAGTCTGATCCTGCTCAGCGTCCCGATCGCCGTCGCGATCGGCCTCTCCTGCACCGTCGCGGCCATCGCGGTGCTGGGAGCCGATCACGCCGTTCTCGTCGCCTCCCAACAGATCGTCTCCGGCACGAGTTCGTTCACGCTGCTGGCGATACCGTTCTTCGTGCTGGCCGGGGTGCTGATGAACAACGGCGGCATCGCCACGCGGCTCATCGACGCGGCGAAGGTACTCGTCGGGCGGATGCCCGCGTCGCTGGCGCAGACGAACGTGGTCGCCAACGCGATGTTCGGCTCGGTCAGCGGCGCTGCCGTGGCCTCGGCCGCGGCGGTAGGCAGCACGATGGGACCGCGGCAGAAGGAGGAGGGCTACGACCCCGCTTTCTCCACCGCGGTGAACGCGGCGTCCGCGCCGGCCGGGATGCTTCTGCCACCCAGCAACACGTTCATCGTCTACTCGCTCGTCAGTGGCAGCTCCGTGGCCGCACTCTTCGTCGCGGGATACGGGCCCGGCCTGCTGTGGGCGCTGGCCTGCATGCTCGTCGTCTTCCTCTACACGAGGAACCGGAGCGAGTTCGCGGGCTCCGGGGGCGTCACCTTTCGGCAAGCACTGCTGGTGCTTTTCCGGGCCGTGCCCGCGATGTTGATGATTCTCATCGTCATCGGCGGGATCCTGGCGGGCTTCTTCACCCCCACCGAGTCCGCGGCGATCGCGGTCCTCTACTGCTTGGCGCTCGGGTTCCTCTACCGGAATCTCACGATCTCCGCGCTGCCCGGCATCCTGCTGCAGGCGACGCGCACGACTGCGATCGTCATGCTCCTGGTCGGCGTCTCCTCGGCGATGTCCTGGGTGATGTCCTACACCGGCATTCCCGACGCGATCTCCACCGGGCTGTTGGGGATCACCGAGAGCCCCACAGCCATCCTGATCCTGATGATGATCACGTTGCTGGTCGTGGGCACGTTCATGGATCCCACGCCCGCGATCCTCATCTTCACGCCGATCTTCCTGCCGATCGTCGAGGAGTTCGGCATCGACCCGGTGCACTTCGGCACCATGATCGTGTTCAACCTGTGCTTGGGAACCATCACGCCGCCGGTGGGCAACGTGCTGTTCATCGCCGCCCGCGTCGGTGAACAGCGGATCGAACCCGTGATCCGGAGACTCGCCCCCTTCTTCGCGGCGCTGGCGGCGGTGCTGTTGGTGGTCGTCCTCGTTCCGGAGCTGTCCCTGTGGCTGCCGACGCAGCTCAACCTGCTCACGAGTGACTAG